A region from the Acyrthosiphon pisum isolate AL4f chromosome A1, pea_aphid_22Mar2018_4r6ur, whole genome shotgun sequence genome encodes:
- the LOC100158794 gene encoding unconventional myosin IC — translation MAAFFEETTGIANMVLLENCDEKKLIENLKKRLRKNIIYTCIGEVLISVNPYKSLSIYSDKLMLKYYNKNYVEEMPHIFATSAKVFKSLKEYRREQCILISGESGSGKTEASKKVLEFIAKATHGDHIIQLIKDKLLVANLVLEAFGNAKTCNNDNSSRFGKYMDVEFNPMGQPIGGNILNYLLEKSRVVKQAEHERNYHIFYQLINGADKWLAELLEIDKDVDYMYVRTDKSENDGFEDETINEDSKKYKETLHALQILEFNLEEKMDILKIVASILHLGNVKVHERDQMSNIESISTIRIVAELLGVPKKDLIFALTNKTIRAHGEVIQSRLDVEMSICAKDALAKAIYSRLFEWLVTHINKTLKTSVRKTDGRTSKNKSIGILDIYGFEILQNNGFEQFCINYCNEKLQKLFLDLTLKSEQQEYLSEGIEWTVVDYFDNGIICDMIEERHKGIISCLEDESLKQTDVCNNLILLNELARRFKEHEHFSCYQTANDPQFKRTIILPTEFVIKHFAGTVTYNASSFLEKNNDSLFGNLSQIMSSSTNEIIKTIFSDCQTPNKKIPETTIKQFKKSLNRLINTLSSKESSYIRCIKPNNYKESDNFDEEVISQQVKYMGLVEILRIRKAGFAYRGQFEVFLNRYKCLCPDTWPDWTRRFGGVAVDAVKRLIEHLQYTNEDYKIGKTKIMIKHPHTVFEIEKRYQTSKHLLATIIQSAWRGYVAHKRYARIRTLLIYCQRLARQRLRYRRSMKLREFELVTKKIVFVQKNIRRLLAVRAYNRTRNAGITIINFVRGFLTRNDPPNVYNRRFIVYKQIKYLTELSEALPKSLMDDRWPKPPTCCEEVSAYLKVLHRGWLSRIYRANLAKSPGSYERLKLKLAASEIFKGKKSMYPESLQLDFNSDRAEIIQKLINTNLNDANPKTIYFYATEVTKFDRRGYRTRDRILILTTENILIIKKSDKNLNIRDQLPLEHVTSLQMTSGMDNFLIIKVSEKLEKSKGDVLLEVPYLVECVTALSEQAPGIVEFINMQENSCMKHDMKNSKNPGFIEFIPVAISERKGEIRKGKNGNLTITC, via the exons atggcGGCTTTTTTCGAAGAGACTACTGGTATTGCGAACATGGTATTACTAGAAAACTGTGACGAAAAGAAATTAATCGAGAACCTAAAGAAGCGACtacgtaaaaacataatatac ACCTGCATCGGGGAAGTTCTGATAAGTGTTAATCCGTACAAGTCTCTATCAATATACAGTGACAAATTGATGCTCAAATACTATAACAAAAACTATGTTGAAGAAATGCCACATAT atTTGCCACATCAGCAAAAGTCTTCAAGTCTTTAAAAGAATATCGACGAGaacaatgcattttaatatCGG GTGAGTCTGGATCGGGGAAAACAGAAGCATCTAAAAAAGTTCTGGAATTTATTGCAAAAGCAACACACGGTGACCATATTATTCAGTTGATTAAAGATAAACTCCTTGTAGCAAATTTAGTTTTGGAGGCATTTGGTAATGCCAAAACTTGTAATAACGATAATTCTAGTCGGTTCGGAAAATATATGGATGTGGAATTCAACCCCAtg GGTCAGCCAATAGGTGGTAATATTCTAAACTATTTGCTTGAAAAGTCTCGAGTGGTAAAACAGGCTGAACACGAAAGAAACTATCATATATTCTATCAGCTGATCAATGGAGCTGACAAATGGCTAGCCGAACTCTTAGAGATTGACAAGGACGTTGATTATATGTACGTGAGAACGGACAAGAGTGAAAATGACGGTTTCGAAGATGAA ACTATTAACGAAgattccaaaaaatataaagaaactTTACATGCTCTCCAAATCCTAGAATTTAACTTGGAAGAAAAAATGGATATACTGAAAATTGTCGCTAGTATTTTGCACCTGGGTAATGTAAAAGTTCATGAACGTGACCAAATGAGCAATATTGAAAGTATCAGCACAATTCGTATAGTAGCCGAA cTGCTAGGAGTTCCAAAAAAGGATTTGATATTTGCATTGACAAACAAAACAATACGAGCTCATGGAGAAGTGATTCAGTCACGTTTGGACGTGGAAATGTCGATTTGTGCCAAAGACGCATTAGCCAAAGCCATTTACAGTAGACTATTTGAATGGTTGGTAACGCATATAAACAAAACGCTCAAAACAAGTGTTCGTAAAACCGATGGTCGCACAAGCAAAAACAAATCAATCGGAATATTGgatatttatggttttgaaatCTTACAAAACAATGG ATTTGAAcagttttgtattaattattgtaacgaAAAGTTGCAAAAGTTATTTCTTGATTTAACACTGAAGTCGGAACAACAAGAATATTTAAGCGAAGGCATCGAGTGGACTGTTGTTGATTACTTTGACAACGGAATTATATGTGACATGATCGAAGAAAGACACAAAG GGATCATTTCATGTCTCGAGGACGAGTCTCTTAAACAAACTGATGTAtgcaataatttgattttactaAACGAGTTGGCGAGACGTTTTAAAGAACATGAGCACTTTTCATGTTATCAAACAGCAAACGATCCACAATTCAAGAGgacaataattttacctacg gAATTCGTGATCAAACATTTTGCTGGTACCGTGACGTACAATGCTTCTAGTTTTTTGGAGAAAAACAACGACTCTCTATTTGGAAATCTGAGCCAAATAATGTCCAGCTCCACCAACGAGATCATAaag ACGATTTTTTCAGATTGCCAGACGCCCAACAAAAAGATACCAGAGACCACAAtaaagcaatttaaaaaaagtttgaatcgGCTTATAAACACATTATCGTCAAAAGAGTCATCGTACATAAGATGTATCAAGCCAAACAACTACAAGGAATctg ataATTTTGACGAAGAAGTGATCAGCCAACAAGTGAAGTACATGGGTTTAGTCGAGATACTACGTATCAGGAAAGCCGGTTTCGCATATCGTGGTCAATtcgaagtatttttaaatagatataagtGCTTGTGCCCAGACACTTGGCCCGATTGGACTCGACGGTTCGGCGGGGTGGCCGTCGATGCAGTAAAACGGCTTATTGAACATCTGCAGTATACGAACGAAGATTATAAAATCGGAAA gactaaaattatgataaaacatCCGCATACGGTGTTTGAAATCGAAAAACGATACCAGACGTCCAAGCACCTGTTGGCGACGATTATCCAATCGGCGTGGCGTGGATACGTGGCCCACAAACGATACGCACGCATCAGGACACTGTTGATATACTGTCAAAGGTTGGCAAGGCAGCGTTTGCGGTACAGGCGATCGATGAAACTCAGAGAGTTCGAACTCGTTACTAAAAAGATAGTTTTCGTGCAGAAAAATATCAGGAGGCTGTTGGCCGTTCGCGCTTACAACAGGACTCGCAACGCCGGGATAAcgattataaa CTTCGTCAGGGGGTTCTTGACGAGAAACGATCCACCGAATGTGTACAACCGTCGGTTTATTGTATACAAGCAGATTAAATATCTGACCGAGCTGTCCGAGGCGCTGCCAAAAAGTCTGATGGACGACCGATGGCCCAAGCCACCGACTTGCTGTGAAGAA gTATCTGCGTACCTAAAGGTCCTGCACCGTGGTTGGCTATCGAGGATATATCGAGCGAATTTGGCTAAAAGTCCAGGGTcgtatgagcgtttgaaattaaaactcgCTGCATCTGAAATATTCAAAG GGAAAAAGTCAATGTATCCAGAAAGCTTACAACTCGATTTCAACTCCGATCGTGCAGAGATTATCCAAAAACTGATAAATACCAACTTGAATGACGCAAATcccaaaactatttatttt taCGCGACAGAAGTAACAAAATTTGATCGCCGGGGCTACCGAACAAGAGATAGGATCTTAATACTAactacagaaaatattttaatcatcaaaaaatctgataaaaatctaaatatcagAGATCAATTGCCGTTGGAACACGTAACGAGCCTGCAGATGACCTCGGGAATGGACaactttttaattatcaaaGTATCTGAAAAACTGGAAAAATCTAAG GGAGATGTTTTGTTAGAAGTTCCCTACTTAGTTGAATGTGTAACAGCTCTTTCAGAACAAGCGCCGGGGATAGTAGAATTCATCAATATGCAAGAAAATTcatg cATGAAACATGACATGAAAAACTCAAAAAACCCTGGATTCATCGAATTTATACCTGTTGCCATCTCCGAGCGTAAAGGAGAAATCCGTAaaggaaaaaacgggaatttaacGATTACTTGTTGA